A portion of the Roseofilum capinflatum BLCC-M114 genome contains these proteins:
- a CDS encoding sodium-dependent bicarbonate transport family permease: MDFLSNFFTLFLGKLQSPTLGFLIGGMVVAAVNSRLQIPDAIYKFIVFMLLIKVGLSGGIAIRNANLLEMLLPAAFAVILGILIVFIGRYTLALLPNVKVVDGIATAGLFGAVSGSTLAAGITILESEGMSYEPWAAALYPFMDIPALVTAIVLASIYVSKQKQRQAEEEQRSKQEYLGEQEYGGEQGGTAVLSKRRGSANQRVRIWPIIQESLQGSALSALLLGLALGLLTRPERVYETFFDPGFRGLLSILMLVMGMEATARLGELRKVGQWYALYAFIAPLLHGFIAFGLGMIAHYATGFSLGGVVLLAVIAASSSDISGPPTLRAGIPSANPSAYIGSSTAVGTPVALALGIPLFIGLAQALGG, translated from the coding sequence ATGGATTTTTTATCCAATTTCTTTACGCTTTTCCTGGGGAAATTGCAGTCCCCAACACTCGGCTTTCTAATTGGTGGTATGGTCGTGGCCGCCGTCAATAGCCGACTGCAAATTCCAGATGCGATCTATAAGTTCATCGTCTTCATGCTGCTCATCAAAGTCGGATTGAGCGGCGGTATTGCCATCCGCAATGCCAATCTGTTAGAAATGCTGTTGCCCGCAGCTTTCGCCGTAATCCTAGGTATCCTTATCGTGTTCATCGGGCGCTACACATTAGCCCTGCTGCCGAACGTTAAAGTCGTGGATGGCATTGCGACTGCGGGGTTGTTCGGTGCAGTGAGTGGCTCTACCCTCGCTGCTGGCATCACGATACTCGAATCGGAAGGCATGTCCTACGAACCCTGGGCCGCTGCACTGTATCCCTTCATGGACATCCCAGCGCTTGTGACGGCGATCGTCTTGGCCAGCATTTACGTCAGCAAGCAGAAGCAGCGCCAGGCTGAAGAGGAGCAGCGCAGCAAGCAGGAGTATCTCGGCGAGCAGGAGTATGGCGGCGAGCAGGGCGGTACAGCAGTTCTTAGTAAGCGGCGCGGTTCCGCAAACCAGCGGGTTCGGATCTGGCCCATTATCCAGGAAAGCCTCCAAGGTTCTGCCCTATCAGCACTGTTGCTCGGCCTCGCTCTAGGCCTGCTAACCCGGCCAGAAAGGGTTTATGAAACCTTCTTCGATCCTGGCTTTCGCGGCCTGCTTTCGATCCTGATGTTGGTCATGGGTATGGAAGCTACAGCAAGACTTGGCGAGCTGCGTAAGGTGGGCCAGTGGTACGCTCTATATGCCTTTATTGCACCTCTGCTGCATGGATTCATTGCTTTCGGTTTGGGCATGATTGCCCACTACGCCACAGGATTCAGCCTTGGCGGTGTCGTACTCCTAGCTGTTATCGCTGCCTCCAGTTCAGACATCTCAGGGCCACCGACTTTACGAGCTGGTATTCCGTCGGCTAATCCCTCCGCGTACATTGGCTCGTCCACAGCCGTCGGTACACCAGTGGCGCTGGCTTTGGGAATACCGCTCTTCATCGGACTTGCCCAGGCGCTGGGTGGCTGA
- a CDS encoding phosphate-starvation-inducible PsiE family protein, whose translation MEPLSSNPSPRWGSWFNGDHIVRVLELVQDLIVISLCIGLFSFMVMQLREMFLSLLPPLDFPRVTADILFLLILVELFRLLIIYLKEHRVSIGVAVEVSIVSVLREIIVRGILETPWMQVMAACAFLIVLGALLVVRAWIPPTFDGVDPEEQVSQRHRIRFGQALSERDGKLDAQSLSTLK comes from the coding sequence ATGGAACCCTTATCCTCAAACCCTTCTCCTCGCTGGGGCAGTTGGTTTAATGGAGACCACATTGTTCGTGTCCTGGAACTGGTACAGGACTTAATTGTGATTTCATTGTGCATCGGCCTGTTTAGCTTCATGGTCATGCAACTGCGAGAGATGTTTCTGTCCCTGTTGCCCCCTTTGGACTTTCCACGGGTCACTGCCGATATTTTATTCTTGCTCATTCTAGTAGAATTGTTTCGATTGCTGATTATTTATTTAAAGGAGCATCGAGTTTCGATTGGAGTTGCAGTGGAAGTCTCGATTGTTTCGGTACTGCGAGAAATCATTGTCCGAGGAATTTTGGAAACCCCGTGGATGCAGGTCATGGCGGCCTGTGCTTTTCTGATTGTGTTGGGAGCTTTATTAGTCGTCCGTGCTTGGATTCCGCCGACCTTTGATGGCGTTGACCCAGAGGAACAGGTATCCCAGCGTCACCGGATACGCTTTGGTCAAGCCTTGTCTGAAAGAGACGGTAAACTCGATGCTCAATCCTTATCAACCTTGAAGTAA
- the bicA gene encoding bicarbonate transporter BicA, whose amino-acid sequence MKVFNRINLNNLQGDIFGGLTATVIALPMALAFGVASGAGAQAGLYGAVLVGLFAALFGGTPTLISEPTGPMTVIMTAVIAGLVGSYGQEEGLAMAFTVVMMAGVFQILFGVLKLGKYVTLMPYTVISGFMSGIGLIMIILQLGPFLGQASPKGGVIGTITSLPDLVTNIQPTELILALITVAILFLTPSKVKRLVPPQLIALVVGTIISVTLFGNVELRRIGEIPSGLPSIQLPMFSVDSLRTMLVDALVLAMLGCIDALLTSVVADSLTRTQHDSNKELIGQGLGNIMSGLFGGIAGAGATMGTVINIQTGGRTALSGVIRAVTLLCVVLFAGGLTQSIPLAVLAGIALKVGIDIIDWGFLKQAHKVSLKGALIMYGVIGLTVFVDLIAAVGVGVFIANILTIDRLTELQSNDVKTITDADDAILLNDEEKELLDRANNRVLLFHLSGPMIFGVAKAISREHTAMEDHDILIVDLTDVPVMGVTSSLAIQNAIEDALDEGRQVMIVGATGKVKRRLEKLGVLAKLPPHHLFVDRTESLRQAIALLNSETYESESDRASDIESSPDLSRPSLNN is encoded by the coding sequence ATGAAAGTCTTTAACCGAATCAATTTGAATAACTTACAGGGGGATATCTTTGGCGGTCTCACCGCTACGGTAATTGCCCTACCGATGGCCCTGGCCTTCGGGGTCGCTTCTGGTGCAGGGGCCCAAGCTGGACTCTATGGTGCAGTTTTGGTCGGCTTATTTGCGGCCTTGTTTGGGGGAACGCCTACCCTGATTTCTGAACCTACCGGGCCGATGACGGTCATTATGACTGCTGTGATTGCGGGCCTAGTTGGCTCCTACGGTCAAGAGGAAGGTCTGGCCATGGCCTTTACTGTGGTGATGATGGCTGGGGTTTTTCAGATTCTCTTTGGAGTCCTCAAGTTAGGGAAGTATGTCACCCTAATGCCTTACACGGTAATCTCTGGGTTCATGTCTGGGATTGGTTTAATTATGATTATCCTGCAATTGGGGCCCTTCCTAGGTCAGGCTTCTCCCAAAGGGGGTGTGATTGGAACCATTACCTCTCTACCGGATTTAGTTACCAATATTCAACCTACAGAATTAATTTTAGCGTTAATCACTGTTGCGATTCTCTTCTTAACTCCGTCGAAAGTTAAGCGTTTAGTTCCTCCCCAATTGATTGCTTTAGTTGTGGGAACGATTATCTCGGTTACTCTCTTCGGAAATGTAGAATTACGGCGGATTGGTGAAATTCCTAGCGGTTTACCGAGTATCCAATTACCGATGTTCAGTGTTGATTCTCTCAGAACGATGTTGGTTGATGCTCTCGTTCTGGCGATGCTCGGATGTATTGATGCCCTCTTAACTTCTGTGGTTGCTGATAGTTTAACCCGTACCCAACATGACTCTAATAAAGAGTTAATTGGTCAAGGTTTGGGTAATATTATGTCCGGTTTATTCGGAGGGATTGCCGGTGCTGGGGCGACGATGGGAACGGTCATCAATATCCAAACGGGAGGACGCACGGCTCTTTCTGGCGTGATTCGTGCGGTTACTTTACTCTGTGTGGTTCTGTTTGCTGGTGGATTAACCCAAAGTATTCCTTTGGCTGTATTGGCAGGGATTGCCCTGAAAGTGGGTATTGATATTATTGATTGGGGCTTCTTGAAACAGGCTCATAAGGTTTCTTTGAAAGGGGCCTTAATTATGTATGGGGTGATTGGGTTAACGGTTTTTGTAGACTTGATTGCTGCGGTTGGTGTTGGGGTCTTTATTGCTAATATCTTGACGATTGATCGTCTGACTGAACTTCAGTCTAATGATGTGAAGACGATTACGGATGCTGATGATGCAATTTTGCTCAATGATGAAGAGAAAGAGCTTCTCGATCGCGCAAACAACCGGGTGTTACTGTTCCACTTAAGCGGGCCGATGATTTTTGGGGTGGCTAAGGCGATTTCTCGCGAGCATACGGCCATGGAAGACCATGATATCCTGATTGTTGATTTGACGGATGTGCCGGTGATGGGGGTTACGTCTTCTTTAGCGATTCAAAATGCGATTGAAGATGCTCTGGATGAAGGTCGTCAGGTGATGATCGTGGGTGCTACGGGTAAGGTGAAACGACGGTTAGAAAAGTTGGGTGTGTTGGCAAAGTTGCCTCCCCATCATCTGTTTGTAGACCGCACGGAATCTTTGCGTCAGGCGATCGCATTACTCAACTCTGAAACCTATGAGTCTGAAAGCGATCGCGCTTCTGATATTGAGTCTTCCCCTGATTTATCCCGTCCTTCGTTGAACAATTGA
- a CDS encoding transporter substrate-binding domain-containing protein has translation MKQNLLSLISSISLLVFNCSFSGVALAQNTDSPVLKVGTKSVEPFVFMESDRDPSGYSIELWQTVANDLNLEYEWVIFDSVGEVLAAVEAEEVDLAIAAFTITADREQTLDFSHPYYPTGLQVMVRDNRRRPLLILWSYISSPEALRAIGILLGISLISAHLLWIFERHHNPDMFPKTYLKGIWEALWWSLVTATTVGYGDKSPVGFVGRLVAIFWMFVSLFVVGYFTSSLTAQRLRAASTIQDLYGNPVGVVGETTAAEFVRQQPMKMVPFASYEQGYQALREGKIRGFVADAPTLRYHASNNPEFRLLLPLLNQEYYGIVFPQESPLTEQINVHLLQLQEQDWIESLNQKWFPQTQ, from the coding sequence ATGAAACAGAACCTATTATCGCTCATTAGCAGCATCAGTCTACTGGTCTTCAATTGTAGCTTCAGTGGGGTTGCTCTAGCCCAAAACACCGATTCCCCGGTCTTAAAAGTAGGGACAAAATCCGTTGAACCCTTCGTGTTTATGGAATCCGACCGCGATCCCTCTGGCTATAGCATTGAACTCTGGCAAACAGTGGCAAACGATCTGAACCTAGAGTATGAATGGGTGATTTTTGATTCCGTTGGCGAAGTTTTAGCAGCCGTTGAAGCAGAAGAAGTCGATTTGGCGATCGCCGCCTTTACCATTACCGCCGACCGAGAACAAACCCTAGATTTCTCCCATCCCTACTATCCCACAGGCCTACAAGTCATGGTCAGGGATAATCGCCGACGACCCCTGCTCATTCTATGGTCTTATATCAGCTCTCCAGAAGCCCTAAGAGCGATCGGTATTTTACTCGGAATTTCCCTCATTTCTGCCCACCTTCTCTGGATTTTTGAGCGCCACCACAATCCCGATATGTTTCCCAAAACCTATCTAAAGGGAATCTGGGAAGCCCTCTGGTGGTCATTGGTCACTGCGACAACCGTCGGGTATGGAGACAAAAGTCCTGTCGGATTTGTAGGGCGCTTAGTTGCCATATTTTGGATGTTTGTCAGCCTATTTGTCGTCGGGTATTTCACCTCTTCTTTAACCGCCCAGCGTCTCAGAGCTGCCTCAACGATTCAAGATTTATACGGGAATCCCGTTGGCGTTGTCGGTGAAACAACGGCCGCTGAATTTGTGCGCCAACAACCCATGAAAATGGTTCCCTTTGCCTCCTACGAACAAGGGTATCAAGCCCTAAGAGAAGGCAAGATTCGTGGATTTGTCGCCGATGCGCCCACCTTGCGATACCATGCCTCCAACAACCCTGAATTCCGTCTACTGCTCCCTCTGTTGAATCAGGAATACTATGGCATTGTTTTTCCCCAAGAAAGTCCCCTAACCGAACAGATCAATGTTCACTTGTTGCAATTACAAGAACAAGATTGGATTGAGTCTCTCAACCAGAAATGGTTCCCCCAAACCCAATAA